One Solea senegalensis isolate Sse05_10M linkage group LG3, IFAPA_SoseM_1, whole genome shotgun sequence genomic window carries:
- the neurl4 gene encoding neuralized-like protein 4 isoform X3 codes for MAAELHPRSGKLIGLSNSNRTARRNQPVQEFNHGLVLSKEPLRDRDVFTVRIDKKVNSWSGSIEIGVTALDPAALDFPSSATGLKGGSWIVSGCSVLRDGRSVLEEYGRDLDQLVEGDRVGIQRSSRGELHLWVNGQDCGAAASGLPPKLWAVVDLYGKCTQVTVVSCEPPPPSAERERETIEQDKEAADDDDEDEEEEEEEEEEEVLVCVGREDTGITALMNVAAMNGMINGDEVPELSCSHSRPDKFPNNLEPDTVLTEHQLFDVFNNAIVSFYRSEDEGGGEDGGGGGGVGGGSSSGGGGEGVGNAGTDSSARNGRGSSSAGGTVNSDSGTGTTGGGGGGGESGNTNNSPASNGGLGPGAPTGGMTTNDALLFHEKCGTLIKLSNNNKTAERRRPLDEFNNGVVMTNRPLRHNEMFEIRIDKLVDKWSGSIEIGVTTHNPNNLDYPATMTNLRSGTIMMSGCGILTNGKGTRREYCEFSLDELQEGDHIGLMRKASGALHFYINGIDQGVAAAQTPGVVYGVVDLYGMAVKVTIVHNHNHSDRLRRNNAIMRALSPDVGRPRPALTLTPDPEGLDRLLFHPNCGQKAAIISDGRTALRPHATDDFNHGVVLSGRPLRSNEVFQVRIDKMVDKWAGSIEIGVTTHNPAYLQLPSTMTNLRSGTWMMTGNGVMHNGTTILDEYGHNLDRLKAGDTVGVVRKEDGSLHFFVNGVPQGPAAWNVPPSVYAVVDLYGQAAQATIMDDMVDLPPLPEDSSEGPTAMSPGSPCSVGGATTTSDLRFHQLHGTNAVITNGGRTALRQNCRSEFNDAIVISNRCLREGELFEIVIQKMVDRWSGSIEAGVTAIRPEELEFPNTMTDIDYDTWMLSGTAIMQDGNTMRNNYGCDLDSLTTGSRIGMMRSASGDLHYYINGVDQGVACSGLPPEVFAVVDLYGQCVQVSITSSSGPLDNSLCTCNITEKSFPIHSPVAGVAHRLHGKHGKNVVLLGEDCQAVRVGGYSHGIVFSAKELKADELFEVRIDEVDEQWSGSLHIGVTTLAPPELPSCPLSGLSPSLPHLRTKVTWLLCGSEVRRNGVLQRQNYGCSLDRLTVGNRVGVKRCSDDTMHIFIDGEDMGPAATAVSKNVYAVLDLYGRITAVSIVSSSLMEDMESVKEPSLTSESCSEGEEDNTPVREVETELCALVPTVMAFLENHGKNIQLSNQNLTAARVSSYNQGLLVTAEPLARQQLFQFQIDRLNPLWTSSLSLGVIGHSPDRLNFPSTACCLKRSAWLLQRDSVFHNSLKVCVYTHTHSKAQNLVSLKFFLSQLFCSPAQICENYGPNLDTCPEGTVLGLLVDANSCLHLFVNGMDQGVAAQDIPSPCYPFIDLYGQCEQVTIVTNNVQAVGGDSGETRCQGDMEKADMVDGIKESVCWTPPPEVNPNKTCEYQALCSRFKDLLTLPDGYFSEDAKYNLCYCESCHKLRGDEAYYKKGEPPRDYALPFGWCRFALRIKPHCEVSNALKKWHIAYHGTSVGALRRTLDHSQLLPGMSSIFSVSPMKAEGPNGYSEPEENSAPGREVPRVRLSPTMRYSGLEIFAPKVQFQDPRSHRCHQAQVGFQVCVRPGSYKVGPQTLSHSEPLDPRFSNSEIEWITKEQGGTLLYGLLVRVE; via the exons ATGGCGGCGGAGCTGCATCCGCGGAGCGGAAAGCTTATCGGCCTGTCCAACTCGAACCGAACCGCCCGGCGCAACCAGCCAGTCCAAGAGTTCAACCATGGACTGGTACTTAGTAAGGAGCCGCTGAGGGACCGGGATGTCTTCACCGTCCGCATTGACAAGAAG GTGAACTCGTGGAGCGGCTCCATTGAGATTGGCGTGACTGCTCTGGACCCTGCTGCTCTGGACTTCCCCAGCAGTGCCACAGGCCTCAAAGGGGGCTCCTGGATTGTGTCGGGCTGCTCGGTGCTGCGTGACGGCCGATCGGTGCTGGAGGAGTATGGCCGTGACCTTGACCAGCTAGTGGAGGGCGACCGCGTGGGCATTCAGCGCAGCTCCCGTGGCGAGCTCCACCTCTGGGTTAACGGGCAGGACTGCGGCGCGGCCGCCAGTGGCCTGCCGCCCAAGCTGTGGGCAGTAGTGGACCTGTACGGCAAGTGCACTCAAGTGACAGTGGTGAGCTGTGAGCCACCGCCACCCtctgcagagagggagagagagacaatagAGCAGGACAAGgaagctgctgatgatgatgatgaggatgaggaagaggaggaggaggaggaggaggaagaggtgttGGTGTGTGTTGGTCGGGAAGATACAGGGATTACGGCACTGATGAATGTGGCAGCAATGAATGGAATGATCAATGGAGATGAAG TGCCTGAGCTCAGCTGCAGTCACAGCAGACCAGACAAGTTCCCCAACAATCTGGAGCCTGACACAG TTCTGACAGAGCACCAGCTTTTCGATGTCTTCAACAATGCAATAGTATCTTTTTATCGCTCTGAGGATGAGGGTGGGGGGGAAGATGGTggcggtggaggaggagtgggaggaggcagcagcagcggtggtggaggagaaggagtgggAAATGCAGGAACTGATTCCTCAGCCAGAAATGGCAGAGGGAGCAGCAGCGCAGGAGGCACAGTGAACAGTGACAGTGGGACAGGtacaacaggaggaggaggaggtggtggagaaaGTGGAAATACCAATAATAGTCCTGCTAGTAATGGAGGGCTGGGGCCAGGAGCTCCGACAGGTGGGATGACCACCAATGACGCGCTGCTTTTTCACGAGAAGTGCGGCACACTGATCAAactgagcaacaacaacaagacgGCGGAGCGAAGAAGACCACTGGATGAGTTCAATAACGGCGTGGTGATGACCAACCGGCCGCTCCGACACAACGAGATGTTCGAG atccGAATTGATAAACTGGTCGATAAGTGGTCAGGCTCTATAGAGATTGGTGTGACCACACATAACCCCAACAACCTGGACTATCCTGCAACTATGACCAATCTGCGCTCAG gtACAATCATGATGAGTGGCTGTGGGATACTGACCAACGGGAAAGGAACCCGCAGGGAATACTGTGAATTCAGCCTTGATGAACTTCAG GAGGGCGATCACATAGGGTTGATGCGAAAAGCCAGTGGAGCGCTTCATTTCTACATCAATGGGATCGACCAAG GTGTTGCTGCAGCCCAGACGCCCGGCGTGGTCTACGGCGTGGTCGACCTTTACGGCATGGCCGTTAAAGTCACCATAGttcacaaccacaaccacagcGACCGCCTCAGACGCAATAACGCCATCATGAGGGCTCTATCGCCGGATGTGGGTCGACCTCGACCGGCTCTCACCCTCACCCCTGACCCAGAGGGTCTTGACCGCCTCCTCTTCCACCCAAACTGTGGCCAGAAGGCTGCTATCATCAGTGACGGCAGGACGGCGTTGCGGCCACA TGCGACTGATGACTTCAACCATGGTGTGGTCCTGAGCGGCCGGCCCCTGCGCTCCAACGAGGTGTTCCAGGTTCGCATCGACAAAATGGTGGACAAATGGGCGGGCTCCATCGAAATCGGTGTCACAACGCACAACCCTGCATACCTGCAGCTGCCCTCCACCATGACTAACTTACGCTCAG GGACGTGGATGATGACGGGAAACGGCGTGATGCACAATGGAACAACAATCCTGGACGAGTATGGTCACAATTTGGACCGACTCAAG GCAGGAGACACAGTAGGTGTGGTGAGGAAAGAAGATGGCAGCCTTCACTTCTTTGTAAACGGTGTGCCTCAGGGTCCAGCAGCCTGGAATGTCCCTCCCAGCGTCTACGCTGTGGTCGACCTCTATGGGCAGGCCGCTCAGGCCACCATCATGGATGACatgg TggacctccctcctctcccgGAGGACAGCTCAGAGGGACCCACGGCCATGTCTCCTGGGAGCCCCTGCTCAGTAGGCGGGGCCACCACGACCAGCGACCTGCGCTTCCACCAGCTGCATGGCACCAACGCTGTCATCACCAACGGGGGGCGCACCGCCCTCCGTCAGAACTGTCGCAGCGAGTTCAACGATGCCATTGTCATTTCCAACAG GTGCCTTCGAGAAGGAGAGCTGTTTGAAATCGTCATTCAGAAGATGGTGGACCGCTGGTCGGGTTCAATAGAAGCAG gagTGACGGCCATCAGACCAGAGGAGCTGGAGTTTCCAAACACGATGACCGACATCGACTACGACACTTGGATGCTGAG TGGTACAGCTATCATGCAGGATGGCAACACGATGCGCAACAACTACGGCTGTGACCTGGACTCTCTGACCACAGGCTCAAGGATAGGCATGATGCGCTCAGCCAGTGGCGACCTGCACTATTACATCAATGGTGTGGACCAGGGCGTCGCCTGCTCAGGTCTCCCTCCAG AAGTGTTTGCAGTGGTCGACCTGTATGGTCAGTGTGTCCAGGTGTCCATCACCAGCTCCTCGGGTCCACTGGACAACAGCCTCTGTACTTGCAACATCACGGAAAAGAGCTTCCCCATCCACTCACCAG tagCAGGCGTGGCTCATCGGCTCCACGGTAAACACGGTAAGAACGTGGTGCTGCTCGGTGAAGACTGCCAGGCCGTCAGAGTCGGAGGTTACTCACATGGCATCGTGTTTAGTGCCAAGGAACTTAAAGCAGATGAGTTGTTTGAG GTGAGGATTGATGAAGTGGACGAGCAGTGGAGCGGCTCGCTGCACATCGGCGTGACCACTCTCGCACCGCCGGAGCTGCCGTCGTGCCCACTGTCGGGTCTCTCGCCCTCTCTGCCGCATCTTCGCACCAAGGTCACCTGGCTGCTCTGTGGCTCCGAGGTGCGCCGCAATGGCGTGCTGCAGCGCCAGAACTACGGCTGTTCACTGGACCGACTGACG GTTGGGAACCGTGTGGGTGTGAAGAGGTGCAGCGATGACACCATGCACATCTTCATTGACGGAGAAGACATGGGACCTGCTGCTACTGCGGTGtccaag AATGTGTACGCAGTGTTGGACCTGTACGGGCGTATAACCGCTGTGTCCATCGTCAGCTCTTCACTGATGGAGGACATGGAGAGCGTCAAGGAGCCGTCACTGACGTCAGAGAGCTGcagtgaaggagaggaggacaaCACTCCCGTGAGAGAG GTTGAGACAGAGCTGTGTGCACTGGTGCCCACCGTCATGGCTTTTCTGGAAAACCACGGCAAAAATATCCAGCTGTCAAACCAGAACCTGACGGCAGCCAGGGTGTCGAGCTACAACCAGGGCCTGCTGGTCACCGCGGAGCCGCTCGCTCGCCAGCAGCTCTTCCAG TTTCAGATCGACCGTCTAAATCCGTTGTGGACGTCATCGCTGTCGTTGGGAGTAATAGGTCACTCCCCCGACCGGCTCAATTTCCCCTCCACAGCGTGCTGTCTGAAACGCTCTGCCTGGCTGCTGCAGAGAGACTCTGTCTTCCACAACTCACTAAAggtatgtgtatacacacacacacactcaaaggcACAAAAtcttgtgtcactgaagttttTCCTCTCACAACTGTTCTGCTCTCCTGCTCAGATTTGTGAGAACTATGGTCCTAATCTGGACACTTGTCCAGAGGGGACGGTGTTGGGTCTGCTGGTGGACGCCAACAGTTGTCTCCACCTCTTTGTCAATGGCATGGACCAGGGTGTGGCAGCACAGGACATCCCCTCACCCTGTTACCCCTTCATCGACCTCTACGGCCAGTGTGAACAG GTCACAATAGTAACAAACAATGTGCAAGCTGTGGGCGGAGACAGTGGTGAAACCCGTTGTCAGGGCGACATGGAGAAGGCAGACATGGTCGATG GAATCAAAGAGAGTGTGTGCTGGACGCCTCCTCCAGAAGTCAACCCCAACAAGACCTGTGAATACCAGGCACTGTGCTCTCGCTTCAAAGACCTGCTCACGCTACCTG ATGGCTACTTCAGCGAAGACGCCAAGTACAACCTGTGCTACTGTGAGTCCTGCCACAAACTCCGAGGGGACGAGGCGTATTACAAGAAGGGCGAGCCACCCCGGGACTACGCGCTGCCTTTTGGATGGTGCCGTTTCGCCCTCAG GATCAAACCTCACTGCGAGGTTTCTAATGCACTGAAGAAGTGGCACATCGCATACCACGGCACAAGCGTAGGAGCTCTGCGACGCACGCTAGACCACAGTCAGCTGCTGCCCG GGATGTCGTCcatcttctctgtgtctccgATGAAGGCGGAGGGGCCAAACGGCTACAGTGAGCCAGAAGAGAACAGCGCCCCCGGCAGGGAGGTTCCCAGAGTGCGGCTCTCCCCCACCATGCGCTACTCTGGCTTGGAGATCTTTGCTCCCAAAGTGCA ATTTCAGGATCCCCGCTCTCACCGCTGCCACCAGGCTCAGGTAGGGTTCCAAGTGTGCGTGCGTCCAGGCTCCTACAAGGTCGGACCCCAGACTCTCAGCCACAGCGAGCCACTGGACCCGCGCTTCAGCAACTCAGAGATCGAGTGGATCACGAAGGAGCAGGGCGGCACGCTCCTCTATGGACTACTGGTCCGGGTGGAGTGA